Part of the Vicinamibacteria bacterium genome is shown below.
CGGGGCTCTCTACAAGGGCCGGCCGGTGGGCACCCTGGGGGGGCTGGGGGCCCTCTCCTTCTATCCCACCAAAAACCTGGGCGCGCTCGGCGATGGGGGGGCCCTGCTCGTGGCGGACCGATCACTAAGGGACCGCCTCCGCCGCTTGCGCAACGGCGGCCAGAGCGACCGCTACCGGCACGAGACGCTGGGCGCCAACAGCCGCTTGGACGAAATGCAGGCCGCGATCCTGAGGGTCGGGCTCCGCCACCTTCCGGCCTGGACAACGAGGCGGCGGGCCCTGGCCGCCCTCTACTCTTCCGCGCTTCAGGGCGCGGGGGTGACCCTGCCCCGCGAGCAGCCCTACGCGCACGCGGTCTATCATCTCTACGTGGTCCGCCATCCTCGGCGCGACGCCCTGGCCGCGTCCCTTAAGGAGCGCGGGGTGGGCACCCTCATCCACTATCCCATCCCCCTCCATCTCCAGCCCGCTTTCTCCGACCTGGGTGGACGGGAGGGCGACTTTCCGGTGGCGGAGAGAGCGGCCCGGGAGATCCTCTCCCTGCCCCTCTACCCCGAGCTCAGCGACGCCCAAGCCCAGGCGGTGGCGGCGGCCGTGCGCGAGGCCACCGCCCACCCCACGGTCGGTGCGGGGTGAGGGGCCGGATCCTGGTCGTGGTCCCCACCTACAACGAGCGGGAAAACGTGGGCCCGCTCATCCGCGAACTCCTCGCCCAGGGGGAGGAGATCGACGTCTGGGTGGCCGACGACGGCAGCCCCGACGGCACCGGGGAGGCCGTCCGCGCCGCGGGGGCCGAGTTCCCCGGGCGGGTGGAGCTCCTCGAGCGCAGGGAGAAGGGGGGACGGGGTGCGGCCGTGATCGCGGCCTTCAAGCGGGGCCTGGCCGATCCCCGCCGCTACCGGATCCTCTTCGAGATGGACGCCGATTTTTCCCATCATCCCCGGGAGATTCCCAAGTTTCTGGAGAGGCTCGAGGCCTGCGACATGGTCATCGGCTCCCGCTACGTCCCGGGGGGGGGAACGTCGGAATGGGGCCTCGCGCGGGCCGTCCTCTCCTGGCTCGCCAACAAGTACATCGCGCTCGTGGCCGGCGTCCCCGTTCGGGACACCACCAGCGGATACCGCGCCTATCGTCGCGAGGTCCTGGAGGCCACGGACTTCGACCGCATCAAGATCAAGGGCTACGTGGTCCACGGGGAGATGGCCTACCAGGCCTGGATCCACGGGTTCCGGCTGGGCGAAGTGCCCATCCACTTCAAGAACCGGGCGCGGGAAGCCTCGAAGCTGACCGGCCAGGAGATCTACATGGCCCTCGCCAACTTCGCTCTCCTGCGTTTCCGCTACGGCTTCCGGCCCCGGAAGCGGCCGGCCCCCGACCGCCTCTGGACGTGAAGACCCTCGTATTCTGGGGAGGGGGATCCCCCGACCGGGCCCGGCGCCATCACCGGGAAGGGGCGGTCTTCGTGCTCTGGGGCGAGAAGCGGGGCGCGCTGGACGCCGCGTCCATTCCCTTCCGGACCGCCGACCTCGCCCCCGCCCAGGCGGAGGGGGTGGAGCGGGCGGCCCTGCGGTGGAGCCGGGCCTGGCCCCGCATCCCCCTCGTGGACGGGCGGAGTTTCCGCGAGCTTCTGGAATGGAAGGGACTGAGCCTGGCCGACCTCCTCGATGACTTCTGGCGCGCGTCCCCAAGGCTCGGGGACTACGTGCGCCTCATCGAGACCGTCGAGCTCCTTCTGGAACAGGAGACGCCCGACGAGGTGGAGGCGGTGGGCCTCAAGGGGCCGACCGCGCTGCTCCTCGGCCGGGC
Proteins encoded:
- a CDS encoding DegT/DnrJ/EryC1/StrS family aminotransferase, with amino-acid sequence MTVPFVDLKARVAALRGELDGALARVLDSGRFILGPEGEALEEELARALGAEHAVGVASGTDALHLGLAALGVGAGDEVVTSPLSAAFTALAIVAAGARPVFADLDPLTLNISPEATERAVTPRTKAIVPVHLYGHPADMDPILALARDRRLHVLEDACQAHGALYKGRPVGTLGGLGALSFYPTKNLGALGDGGALLVADRSLRDRLRRLRNGGQSDRYRHETLGANSRLDEMQAAILRVGLRHLPAWTTRRRALAALYSSALQGAGVTLPREQPYAHAVYHLYVVRHPRRDALAASLKERGVGTLIHYPIPLHLQPAFSDLGGREGDFPVAERAAREILSLPLYPELSDAQAQAVAAAVREATAHPTVGAG
- a CDS encoding polyprenol monophosphomannose synthase, which gives rise to MRGRILVVVPTYNERENVGPLIRELLAQGEEIDVWVADDGSPDGTGEAVRAAGAEFPGRVELLERREKGGRGAAVIAAFKRGLADPRRYRILFEMDADFSHHPREIPKFLERLEACDMVIGSRYVPGGGTSEWGLARAVLSWLANKYIALVAGVPVRDTTSGYRAYRREVLEATDFDRIKIKGYVVHGEMAYQAWIHGFRLGEVPIHFKNRAREASKLTGQEIYMALANFALLRFRYGFRPRKRPAPDRLWT